The window AGGTCCAGGCACGCATCCTCGCAGCGTGGATGCTCGGCGAGATTCCTGCCTATGCCGCCTTCACTACGAGATGACCCGCATCGAGCACCGCTCAGCGCGGCGGCGCTACCTCATCGCCTACGACATCCGGGAACCTGGCCGGCTCCGTTCGATCCACAAGGTGGTTAAGGCCCACGGCGAGCCGCTTCAGTACTCGGTGTTCCTCTGCGACCTCAATCCCAGTGAGCTCACCGGCTTGCGCTGGAAGCTTGAGGACATCATGGCGCACGAGGTCGACAGTATTCTCATACTGGACCTTGGGAACCCACGAGACCTATCGGCCTTCACCTTCCTGGGTGAGCGCGCCGAACTTCCCATCTCGGGGCCGCGCATTCTATAGGACGAGCACTGAG of the Mycobacteriales bacterium genome contains:
- the cas2 gene encoding CRISPR-associated endonuclease Cas2 — translated: MTRIEHRSARRRYLIAYDIREPGRLRSIHKVVKAHGEPLQYSVFLCDLNPSELTGLRWKLEDIMAHEVDSILILDLGNPRDLSAFTFLGERAELPISGPRIL